The following coding sequences are from one Culex quinquefasciatus strain JHB chromosome 1, VPISU_Cqui_1.0_pri_paternal, whole genome shotgun sequence window:
- the LOC119771210 gene encoding pro-corazonin-like, whose product MRNILSTLVIASLMVIFSDAQTFQYSRGWTNGKRTAPTEPLALANSALLPSSHFPSSSGMDKSSDKLLLQRLLKSPCDVRLVAALVARNKDLLQQILAASDLDLSGSGLLFDGANGALDGSAVSDEGRYKRDTRGRF is encoded by the exons ATGCGCAACATTCTGTCCACGCTGGTGATCGCCTCGCTGATGGTGATCTTCTCCGACGCCCAGACGTTCCAGTACTCGCGCGGCTGGACCAACGGCAAACGTACGGCCCCAACGGAACCGCTGGCCCTCGCCAACTCGGCCCTACTTCCGTCGTCCCACTTCCCATCTTCATCCGGAATGGATAAATCCAGCGACAA GCTATTGCTGCAGCGCCTACTGAAGTCCCCGTGTGATGTCAGGCTGGTGGCCGCACTGGTCGCGCGGAACAAGGACCTGTTGCAGCAGATTTTGGCCGCCAGCGATCTGGACTTGTCCGGTTCGGGTTTGCTGTTTGACGGTGCAAATGGTGCGCTGGATGGCAGTGCTGTCAGCGATGAGGGGCGTTACAAGCGTGACACGAGAGGGCGGTTTTAA